In the genome of Ptychodera flava strain L36383 chromosome 13, AS_Pfla_20210202, whole genome shotgun sequence, one region contains:
- the LOC139147391 gene encoding glutathione S-transferase Mu 1-like: MPVLIAYWKIRGLAQPIRYLVEYAEIDYKEKLYECGPAPDFSRECWLGEKYTLGLPFPNLPYIIDGDVKLTQSNAILRYLARKANLLGTSDKEVIRVDLMAEQSMDLRNYMVDHFYNPKWEEMKENFLKTVAGLLKDFSDFLGQNPWFAGQNITFVDFVMYELMDQLREVDSKILDSHKNLQDHMARFEALPRIAAFKKSDRFMSGPINDKTAKFSYE, translated from the exons ATGCCAGTCTTAATTGCATATTGGAAAATTCGTGGC CTAGCACAGCCAATACGCTACCTTGTTGAGTATGCCGAGATAGATTACAAGGAGAAACTATACGAGTGTGGACCAG CGCCAGATTTCAGTCGTGAGTGTTGGTTGGGTGAGAAATACACTTTAGGTCTCCCATTCCCAAAT CTTCCTTACATAATTGATGGTGATGTAAAATTGACTCAAAGTAACGCCATCCTGAGGTATCTGGCACGCAAGGCAAATCTCC TTGGAACTAGTGACAAGGAAGTAATACGAGTGGACTTAATGGCAGAACAGTCAATGGATCTGAGAAACTATATGGTAGATCATTTCTACAATCCAAAGTGG GAAgagatgaaagaaaatttcctGAAGACTGTGGCTGGCTTGCTGAAAgacttttctgattttcttggACAAAACCCTTGGTTTGCAGGTCAAAAT ATCACCTTTGTCGATTTCGTCATGTATGAGTTGATGGACCAACTTCGTGAAGTCGATTCCAAAATACTGGACAGCCACAAAAACTTGCAA GACCACATGGCAAGGTTTGAG GCTCTGCCAAGAATCGCCGCCTTCAAAAAGTCAGACCGCTTCATGAGTGGACCAATCAACGACAAGACGGCCAAATTTTCTTATGAATAA
- the LOC139147387 gene encoding uncharacterized protein isoform X1, with amino-acid sequence MKPTEEKQFGVSDDFVWTEHIQESNTSNPSQELMIRRLYILCCIAFAYNDRCSYPCHLMLCEIIDKYTASSRECIEILNSFGIITSKDTHQRHVAQVSEQKLDNRVQWKEDSFITVSVDNIDKLSSYSAVSSQQDCRSFHGTSVQGNESLPGTCKLNDSEYVPFYTSSLASSAGYRLQVIPVGTGNSSFYRALVAHFNHDLKVCDRDSVGLPSVSTRDLQSLENRLSEAVSKSIVSKCFDSIEHFEQLDEGTSNVLLNEGCEFLDFQHRFEHVQNEHQPVGSAEIMVASLTLNCIIKLFVKVNDYYVQISSYGDDYEHLHNGPVVNLLKEDDVYKLLVTEEWKSDTTSLITMERVRHGIFNEMPYLNCDPNTNNCNSNGLLWHFPRKQQGKDVSDNSQGRKRQARKIPKQKVDDFYFMNIDFEAGGKTVCNANDLSQANFVVSQTEREERDKLHKMLFSYILQKYTANETESTVKLPGIKAFMMNEEPQTPEQSSLYYIAVFDEPADSRGTMLKVLDYLHSLLQRWVAQYFYFLHAKEVHVVFDDPKRNGLSPKDIERLRRDKIQRSVGGEGKCDKIELGGSLPRNWQKFLTDRKQKRSLVSLLSDLFIIMGEKLPPGQSLTVAGGFDNDRRDHAYTVAGGKVSLAENYISNHEEADSRVWLHCERTLCTNVVIYSPDTDVYWVGLPLVNSNKEIYVHLKSKAYDNLYIHMNTLTSVISSDIQLQRIPEKDVMKILQVLYIVSGCDYVSYFRGLGKKAFLDAFCKNAEFIAGMETFTPGKMHETDGNLRDLGLLAFYRLIGSVYFYKHAVAFGHDNPKDLFLSLQNENISALAKHKAFLSHIRQKVWARIDIESGLMPSDEALQYHWYRCCWVSHLWSQANNNIVSLLPMNDWGWMDRDGMLDIVWDTDENLKCVEHFVSLLNQI; translated from the exons ATGAAACCTACTGAAGAGAAGCAATTTGGTGTCAGTGATGATTTTGTTTGGACTGAACACATACAGGAAAGTAATACTAGTAACCCTAGCCAGGAGTTAATGATCAGAAGATTgtacattttatgttgtatagCCTTTGCTTACAATGATAGGTGTTCATATCCATGTCACTTGATGCTGTGTgaaattattgacaaatatacaGCATCAAGCAGAGAGTGCATTGAAATACTGAATAGTTTTGGAATAATCACATCCAAGGATACACACCAACGTCATGTTGCTCAGGTAAGTGAACAGAAATTAGACAATAGAGTTCAATGGAAAGAGGACTCATTTATAACTGTTTCTGTTgataatattgacaagttgTCGAGTTATTCTGCAGTGTCCTCTCAGCAAGATTGTAGAAGTTTTCATGGGACTTCTGTACAAGGCAATGAAAGCTTGCCAGGTACGTGTAAACTTAATGACTCAGAGTATGTACCATTTTATACTTCGTCTTTGGCGTCGTCAGCAGGGTACAGGTTACAGGTAATTCCAGTTGGTACTGGCAACAGCAGTTTTTACCGAGCGCTTGTTGCACACTTTAATCATGATTTAAAAGTGTGTGACAGAGACAGTGTTGGATTACCATCAGTAAGTACTAGAGACCTTCAAAGCCTAGAGAACAGACTGAGTGAAGCTGTGAGTAAGAGTATTGTATCTAAGTGTTTTGACAGTATTGAACACTTTGAACAACTTGATGAAGGTACATCTAATGTCCTATTAAATGAAGGTTGTGAATTTTTGGACTTCCAGCACAGATTTGAACATGTACAGAATGAACACCAACCAGTTGGAAGTGCAGAAATAATGGTAGCATCGTTGACTTTAAATTGCATCATTAAACTGTTTGTCAAAGTAAATGACTATTATGTACAAATATCTAGTTATGGAGATGACTATGAACATTTGCATAATGGTCCAGTTGTAAATCTCCTCAAAGAAGATGATGTATATAAATTATTAGTGACTGAAGAATGGAAATCAGATACCACATCCCTAATCACAATGGAAAGGGTAAGACATGGCATTTTCAATGAGATGCCTTATCTGAACTGTGACCCTAATACTAATAACTGTAATTCAAATGGTCTGTTATGGCATTTCCCCAGGAAGCAGCAAGGAAAAGATGTCTCAGATAATAGTCAGGGGAGAAAAAGACAGGCAAGGAAAATACCTAAACAAAAGGTGGATGATTTCTACTTTATGAACATAGATTTTGAGGCTGGAGGTAAGACTGTATGTAATGCTAATGACCTATCACAGGCCAACTTTGTTGTATCTCAAACAGAGCGGGAGGAAAGGGACAAATTACATAAGATGTTGTTTTCATACATTCTCCAGAAGTACACTGCAAATGAAACTGAATCCACTGTAAAGTTGCCTGGTATAAAGGCATTTATGATGAATGAAGAACCCCAAACCCCTGAACAGTCATCTCTCTATTATATCGCAGTATTTGATGAACCAGCAGACAGCAGGGGTACTATGTTGAAAGTGTTGGACTATCTTCATAGTTTATTGCAG CGATGGGTTGCCCAGTATTTCTACTTTCTTCATGCAAAAGAAGTACATGTAGTCTTTGATGATCCAAAAAGGAACGGGTTAAGCCCAAAAGACATTGAAAGACTGAGACGAGACAAAATTCAAAGAAGTGTTGGTGGAGAAGGTAAGTGTGACAAGATTGAATTGGGTGGTAGTTTACCAAGAAATTGGCAGAAGTTTTTAACTGACAGGAAACAGAAGAGATCACTGGTCAGTTTGCTATCTGATCTATTCATAATTATGGGTGAAAAACTGCCCCCAGGCCAGTCACTCACTGTGGCTGGAGGATTTGACAATGACAGAAGAGACCATGCGTACACTGTTGCTGGTGGTAAGGTAAGTCTTGCTGAGAATTACATCAGTAATCATGAGGAAGCTGACAGTCGTGTTTGGTTACACTGTGAACGTACATTATGCACTAATGTTGTTATCTATAGTCCAGACACCGATGTTTACTGGGTAGGCTTACCCTTGGTCAATTCAAATAAGGAAATCTATGTTCACTTGAAGTCTAAAGCATATGATAATTTATACATACACATGAATACATTAACCAGTGTAATTTCATCTGATATCCAGTTGCAGAGAATCCCAGAGAAAGATGTAATGAAAATACTTCAGGTTTTGTATATAGTGAGTGGATGTGATTATGTGTCATATTTTAGAGGATTGGGTAAGAAAGCATTTCTTGATGCTTTCTGTAAGAATGCTGAATTTATCGCTGGCATGGAAACATTCACCCCTGGaaagatgcatgaaactgaTGGAAATCTTAGGGACTTGGGTTTGTTAGCATTTTACAGACTGATTGGCAGTGTGTATTTCTACAAACATGCAGTTGCATTTGGTCATGATAATCCCAAAGACCTATTTTTAAGTTTgcagaatgaaaatatttctgctCTAGCCAAACACAAAGCATTTCTGTCACATATAAGGCAGAAAGTGTGGGCTCGCATTGATATTGAGTCAGGTTTAATGCCATCTGATGAGGCACTGCAGTACCATTGGTATCGGTGCTGTTGGGTGAGTCATTTATGGAGTCAGGCAAATAATAACATAGTGTCATTACTTCCAATGAATGACTGGGGTTGGATGGACAGAGATGGCATGCTTGACATAGTATGGGACACagatgaaaacttgaaatgtgTTGAACATTTTGTCAGCTTgttgaaccagatatga
- the LOC139147387 gene encoding uncharacterized protein isoform X2 — protein MKPTEEKQFGVSDDFVWTEHIQESNTSNPSQELMIRRLYILCCIAFAYNDRCSYPCHLMLCEIIDKYTASSRECIEILNSFGIITSKDTHQRHVAQVSEQKLDNRVQWKEDSFITVSVDNIDKLSSYSAVSSQQDCRSFHGTSVQGNESLPGTCKLNDSEYVPFYTSSLASSAGYRLQVIPVGTGNSSFYRALVAHFNHDLKVCDRDSVGLPSVSTRDLQSLENRLSEAVSKSIVSKCFDSIEHFEQLDEGTSNVLLNEGCEFLDFQHRFEHVQNEHQPVGSAEIMVASLTLNCIIKLFVKVNDYYVQISSYGDDYEHLHNGPVVNLLKEDDVYKLLVTEEWKSDTTSLITMERKYTANETESTVKLPGIKAFMMNEEPQTPEQSSLYYIAVFDEPADSRGTMLKVLDYLHSLLQRWVAQYFYFLHAKEVHVVFDDPKRNGLSPKDIERLRRDKIQRSVGGEGKCDKIELGGSLPRNWQKFLTDRKQKRSLVSLLSDLFIIMGEKLPPGQSLTVAGGFDNDRRDHAYTVAGGKVSLAENYISNHEEADSRVWLHCERTLCTNVVIYSPDTDVYWVGLPLVNSNKEIYVHLKSKAYDNLYIHMNTLTSVISSDIQLQRIPEKDVMKILQVLYIVSGCDYVSYFRGLGKKAFLDAFCKNAEFIAGMETFTPGKMHETDGNLRDLGLLAFYRLIGSVYFYKHAVAFGHDNPKDLFLSLQNENISALAKHKAFLSHIRQKVWARIDIESGLMPSDEALQYHWYRCCWVSHLWSQANNNIVSLLPMNDWGWMDRDGMLDIVWDTDENLKCVEHFVSLLNQI, from the exons ATGAAACCTACTGAAGAGAAGCAATTTGGTGTCAGTGATGATTTTGTTTGGACTGAACACATACAGGAAAGTAATACTAGTAACCCTAGCCAGGAGTTAATGATCAGAAGATTgtacattttatgttgtatagCCTTTGCTTACAATGATAGGTGTTCATATCCATGTCACTTGATGCTGTGTgaaattattgacaaatatacaGCATCAAGCAGAGAGTGCATTGAAATACTGAATAGTTTTGGAATAATCACATCCAAGGATACACACCAACGTCATGTTGCTCAGGTAAGTGAACAGAAATTAGACAATAGAGTTCAATGGAAAGAGGACTCATTTATAACTGTTTCTGTTgataatattgacaagttgTCGAGTTATTCTGCAGTGTCCTCTCAGCAAGATTGTAGAAGTTTTCATGGGACTTCTGTACAAGGCAATGAAAGCTTGCCAGGTACGTGTAAACTTAATGACTCAGAGTATGTACCATTTTATACTTCGTCTTTGGCGTCGTCAGCAGGGTACAGGTTACAGGTAATTCCAGTTGGTACTGGCAACAGCAGTTTTTACCGAGCGCTTGTTGCACACTTTAATCATGATTTAAAAGTGTGTGACAGAGACAGTGTTGGATTACCATCAGTAAGTACTAGAGACCTTCAAAGCCTAGAGAACAGACTGAGTGAAGCTGTGAGTAAGAGTATTGTATCTAAGTGTTTTGACAGTATTGAACACTTTGAACAACTTGATGAAGGTACATCTAATGTCCTATTAAATGAAGGTTGTGAATTTTTGGACTTCCAGCACAGATTTGAACATGTACAGAATGAACACCAACCAGTTGGAAGTGCAGAAATAATGGTAGCATCGTTGACTTTAAATTGCATCATTAAACTGTTTGTCAAAGTAAATGACTATTATGTACAAATATCTAGTTATGGAGATGACTATGAACATTTGCATAATGGTCCAGTTGTAAATCTCCTCAAAGAAGATGATGTATATAAATTATTAGTGACTGAAGAATGGAAATCAGATACCACATCCCTAATCACAATGGAAAGG AAGTACACTGCAAATGAAACTGAATCCACTGTAAAGTTGCCTGGTATAAAGGCATTTATGATGAATGAAGAACCCCAAACCCCTGAACAGTCATCTCTCTATTATATCGCAGTATTTGATGAACCAGCAGACAGCAGGGGTACTATGTTGAAAGTGTTGGACTATCTTCATAGTTTATTGCAG CGATGGGTTGCCCAGTATTTCTACTTTCTTCATGCAAAAGAAGTACATGTAGTCTTTGATGATCCAAAAAGGAACGGGTTAAGCCCAAAAGACATTGAAAGACTGAGACGAGACAAAATTCAAAGAAGTGTTGGTGGAGAAGGTAAGTGTGACAAGATTGAATTGGGTGGTAGTTTACCAAGAAATTGGCAGAAGTTTTTAACTGACAGGAAACAGAAGAGATCACTGGTCAGTTTGCTATCTGATCTATTCATAATTATGGGTGAAAAACTGCCCCCAGGCCAGTCACTCACTGTGGCTGGAGGATTTGACAATGACAGAAGAGACCATGCGTACACTGTTGCTGGTGGTAAGGTAAGTCTTGCTGAGAATTACATCAGTAATCATGAGGAAGCTGACAGTCGTGTTTGGTTACACTGTGAACGTACATTATGCACTAATGTTGTTATCTATAGTCCAGACACCGATGTTTACTGGGTAGGCTTACCCTTGGTCAATTCAAATAAGGAAATCTATGTTCACTTGAAGTCTAAAGCATATGATAATTTATACATACACATGAATACATTAACCAGTGTAATTTCATCTGATATCCAGTTGCAGAGAATCCCAGAGAAAGATGTAATGAAAATACTTCAGGTTTTGTATATAGTGAGTGGATGTGATTATGTGTCATATTTTAGAGGATTGGGTAAGAAAGCATTTCTTGATGCTTTCTGTAAGAATGCTGAATTTATCGCTGGCATGGAAACATTCACCCCTGGaaagatgcatgaaactgaTGGAAATCTTAGGGACTTGGGTTTGTTAGCATTTTACAGACTGATTGGCAGTGTGTATTTCTACAAACATGCAGTTGCATTTGGTCATGATAATCCCAAAGACCTATTTTTAAGTTTgcagaatgaaaatatttctgctCTAGCCAAACACAAAGCATTTCTGTCACATATAAGGCAGAAAGTGTGGGCTCGCATTGATATTGAGTCAGGTTTAATGCCATCTGATGAGGCACTGCAGTACCATTGGTATCGGTGCTGTTGGGTGAGTCATTTATGGAGTCAGGCAAATAATAACATAGTGTCATTACTTCCAATGAATGACTGGGGTTGGATGGACAGAGATGGCATGCTTGACATAGTATGGGACACagatgaaaacttgaaatgtgTTGAACATTTTGTCAGCTTgttgaaccagatatga